A single region of the Anomaloglossus baeobatrachus isolate aAnoBae1 chromosome 2, aAnoBae1.hap1, whole genome shotgun sequence genome encodes:
- the LOC142292327 gene encoding uncharacterized protein LOC142292327, which produces MHVCTEHGRVSDFLHHSLMMSKDKIEVTGKILNLTLEIIFLLTGEDFVLRKRQNDESTDDCQLCLSEGSTKDRRPSKERPCPSPAHEETPEPGETPHTPDEEIPVRCEDVAVFFSKDEWKYLEGHKESYKNVVSRNPPPPGSPDCGEVEMVDDESGELDTLQVDAAPITVDAPLTGGQNLTKPPESSKSPPVTEKCLEEDVRMVTQEYQALSGIEISPPQCKEEDEPVEISSGDHGSVTSPEISVSPVCIEGDTRMTLQEYQAEIGDVALLDWCKEEPDPRKIRSGLPTTWKVQPETPHLLIPLHHKNGLLPTNLGGNTSRDCSSMAKPKAALHEAPPLRSKTNLPNLIRKTPHIDASSSNIMTYGGGAVNIAPILDILTAHKCQQCGRSFRNETDLISHQRTHEKMYHCALCQQSFMDKSALVVHEWTYHIQEPKVEELQPKQQAPREDRPFSCLECGKSFMKKSSLVKHQRIHTGAFACPDCGKCLSDKTGLIIHRRTHTGEKPFSCSECGRRFTQMCHLITHQSVHTGKKSFACSDCGKCFSIRSVLEAHQALHNRHRLQRSELMAHAKDSDSTA; this is translated from the exons GATTTTGTCCTCAGGAAGAGACAGAACGATGAGTCCACGGACGACTGCCAGTTATGTTTATCAGAGGGATCCACCAAAGATCGAAGACCAAGCAAGGAACGTCCATGTCCGTCCCCGGCCCACGAGGAGACCCCAGAGCCTGGCGAGACCCCGCACACCCCAGACGAGGAG ATCCCTGTGCGGTGCGAGGACGTCGCCGTCTTCTTCTCCAAGGACGAGTGGAAATATCTGGAAGGACACAAAGAAAGCTACAAGAATGTGGTGTCCCGGAATCCTCCGCCTCCGGGATCTCCGG ACTGTGGCGAGGTGGAGATGGTGGACGATGAATCCGGGGAGCTGGACACCCTGCAGGTGGATGCAGCCCCCATCACTGTGGATGCCCCCTTGACAG GAGGACAGAACCTGACAAAACCCCCCGAAAGCAGCAAGAGCCCCCCCGTCACGGAGAAGTGCCTGGAGGAAGATGTCAGGATGGTGACGCAGGAATACCAG GCTCTTTCAGGAATAGAGATCTCACCGCCCCAGTGCAAAGAGGAAGACGAGCCGGTGGAGATCAGCTCAG GTGACCATGGATCGGTGACGTCCCCAGAAATAAGTGTGAGCCCGGTCTGTATAGAGGGGGACACCCGGATGACGCTGCAGGAATATCAG GCTGAAATCGGAGACGTTGCACTGCTCGATTGGTGTAAGGAGGAACCAGATCCCCGTAAGATCCGCTCAG GTCTACCAACCACCTGGAAAGTGCAGCCGGAGACCCCCCACCTGTTAATTCCTTTGCACCATAAAAACGGACTTCTTCCAACTAACCTGGGAGGGAATACTTCCCGTGACTGCTCCTCCATGGCAAAACCTAAGGCTGCTCTGCATGAAGCTCCGCCCCTGAGGAGCAAAACAAATCTACCAAACCTAATTCGGAAAACCCCCCACATAGATGCCTCCTCTAGTAATATAATGACATACGGGGGTGGGGCCGTAAACATAGCGCCAATCCTGGATATCCTGACGGCGCATAAATGTCAGCAGTGTGGGCGGAGCTTCCGAAATGAGACCGACCTGATCTCTCACCAGAGGACCCACGAGAAAATGTACCACTGCGCATTGTGCCAGCAGAGCTTCATGGATAAATCCGCCCTGGTGGTCCACGAGTGGACTTACCACATTCAGGAACCCAAGGTGGAGGAACTGCAGCCCAAACAACAAGCCCCAAGGGAGGACAGGCCGTTCTCCTGCCTGGAATGCGGGAAGTCGTTCATGAAGAAGTCGAGCCTGGTGAAGCATCAGAGGATCCACACCGGCGCCTTTGCCTGTCCGGACTGCGGGAAGTGTCTGTCGGACAAGACAGGTCTCATTATTCACCGGAGGACTCACACGGGAGAGAAGCCCTTTTCTTGTTCTGAGTGCGGGAGACGGTTCACCCAGATGTGCCACCTCATCACCCATCAGAGCGTCCACACCGGAAAGAAGTCCTTTGCTTGCTCCGATTGTGGGAAGTGTTTTTCAATCAGGTCGGTCCTGGAAGCCCACCAGGCCCTCCACAATCGGCACAGACTGCAGAGGTCCGAGCTCATGGCCCATGCGAAGGACTCGGACTCCACGGCCTGA